One part of the Arthrobacter sp. EM1 genome encodes these proteins:
- a CDS encoding DUF3000 domain-containing protein: MVNALDQVPADFLFALGTLRQARTRGELRLEEIPAPARLAPFAVALGAEVVAPGASTSSGAVHGPAAAALARASESEDIELATGRFILLHDPDGSAVWEGEFRIVTYIRAQLEPEMGNDELLGSVAWTWLVEALQDHAAPYRSAGGTATRVLSESFGTLEGRPNSIDIELRASWTPATPDITSHLEAWSDMVCTFAGLPPLPDGVTALPRRRRGRAWFGS; encoded by the coding sequence ATTGTGAACGCACTCGACCAGGTTCCGGCAGATTTTCTTTTTGCCCTGGGAACCCTTCGGCAGGCACGAACCCGGGGTGAACTGCGCCTGGAAGAAATCCCGGCCCCGGCGCGGCTGGCACCGTTCGCTGTGGCACTCGGGGCGGAGGTTGTTGCGCCCGGCGCATCAACGTCTTCCGGCGCAGTCCATGGACCCGCGGCGGCCGCCCTGGCGCGAGCGTCCGAGAGCGAGGACATCGAACTGGCCACCGGCCGCTTTATCCTGCTGCACGATCCCGACGGCTCCGCGGTCTGGGAGGGGGAATTCCGGATCGTTACCTACATCCGCGCGCAGCTGGAACCGGAGATGGGCAATGACGAACTGCTGGGTTCCGTTGCCTGGACCTGGCTCGTCGAAGCCCTGCAGGACCATGCCGCACCGTACCGCTCGGCCGGCGGCACCGCGACCAGGGTACTGTCCGAAAGCTTCGGAACCCTCGAAGGCCGACCCAATTCGATCGACATCGAGCTCAGGGCATCCTGGACTCCGGCCACCCCGGACATCACCTCGCATCTGGAAGCCTGGTCCGACATGGTCTGCACGTTCGCCGGCCTGCCGCCGCTGCCCGACGGTGTCACAGCCCTGCCGCGCCGGCGCCGGGGACGGGCCTGGTTTGGAAGCTGA